In a genomic window of Brassica rapa cultivar Chiifu-401-42 chromosome A10, CAAS_Brap_v3.01, whole genome shotgun sequence:
- the LOC103845623 gene encoding 5-methyltetrahydropteroyltriglutamate--homocysteine methyltransferase 3, chloroplastic isoform X1: protein MSLLLPRRRLNRNNRSSLKKGKTIRMGQRALQRVPPSLPSRTPSLPPPSSSSPSLRCAPSSRRPLRPRPMSSHIVGYPRIGPKRELKFALESFWDGKTGAEDLQNVAADLRRSIWKHMAGVGIKYIPSNTFSYYDQMLDTTAMLGAVPSRYGWESGEVGFDVYFSMARGNDSVPAMEMTKWFDTNYHYIVPELGPHVKFSYASHKAVEEFKEAKALGIDTVPVLIGPMTYLLLSKPAKDVDKSFCLLSLIDKILPVYKEVLTDLKSAGARWIQFDEPILVMDLDTNQLQAFSDAYSHMESSLAGLNVLIATYFADVPAEAYKALTSLKCVTGFGFDLVRGLETLDLIKVDFPRGKLLFAGVVDGRNIWANDLSASLKTLQTLEDIVGKEKVVVSTSCSLLHTAVDLVNEIKLDKELKSWLAFAAQKVVEVNALARSFSGVKDEALFASNSMRQASRRSSPRVTNATIQHNVAAVIKSDHRRSTKVSARLQAQQKKLNLPPLPTTTIGSFPQTPDLRRIRKEFKARKISEIDYVQAIKVEFEKVVKLQEELGIDVLVHGEAERNDMVEFFGEQLSGFAFTSNGWVQSYGSRCVKPPIIYGDVSRPKAMTVFWSSMAQKMTKRPMKGMLTGPVTILNWSFVRNDQPRYETCFQIALAIKDEVKDLEKAGITVIQIDEAALREGLPLRRSEQELYLDWAVHAFRITNCDVRDTTQIHTHMCYSNFNDIINSIINMDADVITIENSRSDEKLLSVFHEGVKYGAGIGPGVYDIHSPRIPSAEEIAERINKMLAVLDSKVLWVNPDCGLKTRKYSEVKSALSNMVAAAKLIRSQLNKS, encoded by the exons ATGAGTCTCCTCCTTCCCCGGCGGAGACTGAACAGAAATAATAGGAGCAGTTTGAAGAAAGGGAAGACTATAAGAATGGGTCAGCGCGCTCTTCAGAGAGTCCCGCCGTCGCTTCCAAGCCGCACTCCTTCTCTTCCACCACCGTCTTCCTCTTCCCCCTCCCTCCGTTGCGCACCCTCCTCTCGCCGCCCCCTCCGTCCCAG ACCAATGTCGTCCCACATTGTCGGTTATCCCCGCATCGGTCCCAAGAGAGAGCTTAAGTTTGCATTGGAGTCCTTCTGGGATGGGAAAACCGGCGCTGAGGATCTGCAAAACGTTGCTGCTGACTTGAGACGCTCCATATGGAAACATATGGCTGGTGTAGGGATCAAGTACATTCCCAGCAACACTTTTTCTTACTATGATCAGATGTTGGATACCACAGCGATGCTTGGAGCTGTTCCCTCTAGGTACGGTTGGGAAAGTGGTGAGGTCGGGTTCGATGTTTACTTCTCCATGGCTAGGGGTAATGATTCTGTTCCTGCTATGGAAATGACCAAGTGGTTTGATACAAACTA CCATTACATTGTTCCTGAGTTGGGTCCTCATGTTAAATTCTCATATGCATCTCACAAGGCTGTGGAGGAGTTTAAGGAAGCCAAAGCG CTTGGCATAGACACAGTTCCTGTGCTCATTGGTCCCATGACCTACTTGCTCCTCTCAAAACCAGCAAAGGATGTCGATAAATCTTTCTGCCTTCTCTCTCTGATTGACAAGATTCTTCCCGTCTACAA AGAAGTTTTGACTGATCTAAAGTCTGCTGGTGCACGTTGGATTCAGTTCGACGAGCCTATACTTGTGATGGATCTTGATACCAACCAATTGCAGGCGTTTTCGGATGCCTACTCTCACATGGAGTCATCTTTGGCGGGGTTGAATGTTCTTATAGCCACATACTTCGCAGATGTTCCTGCTGAAGCGTACAAGGCATTAACGTCCTTAAAGTGTGTAACTGGGTTTGGATTTGACCTCGTTCGTGGATTAGAGACTCTTGATTTGATCAAAGTGGATTTTCCTCGTGGGAAGCTGCTATTCGCTGGAGTTGTTGATGGAAGGAACATTTGGGCCAATGATCTTTCTGCTTCACTCAAGACACTACAGACTCTTGAAGACATTGTTGGAAAAG AAAAAGTCGTTGTCTCTACTTCTTGTTCTCTACTCCATACGGCTGTAGACTTGGTGAATGAAATTAAACTTGATAAAGAACTAAAATCATGGCTTGCATTTGCTGCACAAAAGGTTGTTGAAGTTAATGCACTTGCCAGATCATTCTCTGGTGTTAAGGATGAG GCACTGTTTGCTTCTAATTCCATGAGACAAGCTTCTAGAAGATCATCTCCAAGGGTGACAAATGCCACTATACAACATAAT GTTGCTGCAGTAATTAAATCTGATCACCGGCGTTCTACAAAAGTAAGTGCTAGGCTACAAGCCCAGCAGAAGAAGCTAAACCTTCCTCCTCTTCCAACAACTACAATTGGATCTTTTCCTCAAACCCCAGATCTCAGACGGATACGCAAGGAATTCAAGGCCAGAAA GATATCAGAAATTGACTATGTCCAAGCTATCAAAGTCGAATTTGAAAAGGTTGTTAAGCTTCAGGAAGAGCTTGGCATTGATGTATTGGTGCATGGGGAGGCAGAG AGAAACGATATGGTGGAGTTTTTTGGCGAGCAGCTGTCTGGCTTTGCATTCACATCGAATGGGTGGGTCCAGTCATATGGATCACGTTGTGTCAAGCCACCTATCATCTACGGTGATGTCAGCCGACCAAAGGCAATGACTGTCTTCTGGTCTTCTATGGCACAGAAGATGACCAAACGTCCTATGAAAGGGATGCTCACTGGTCCTGTTACAATTCTCAATTGGTCCTTTGTTAGAAATGACCAGCCCAG GTATGAGACGTGTTTCCAAATTGCACTTGCCATTAAAGATGAGGTTAAGGACCTTGAGAAGGCTGGTATCACTGTTATCCAGATTGATGAAGCTGCATTAAGAGAGGGACTGCCTCTCAGGAGATCCGAGCAAGAACTTTACCTTGACTGGGCCGTCCACGCATTCAGAATCACAAACTGTGATGTGCGAGACACTACTCAG ATTCACACCCACATGTGCTACTCAAATTTCAACGACATTATAAACTCAATTATAAACATGGATGCTGATGTGATCACTATTGAAAACTCACGGTCAGATGAGAAGCTCTTATCAGTGTTCCATGAAGGAGTGAAATACGGTGCTGGAATCGGTCCGGGGGTTTATGACATTCACTCTCCTCGTATCCCATCCGCTGAAGAAATAGCTGAGCGTATCAACAAGATGCTTGCAGTTCTGGATAGTAAAGTCCTTTGGGTGAACCCTGACTGTGGCCTAAAGACGCGGAAGTACTCTGAAGTTAAGTCTGCACTTAGCAACATGGTTGCTGCTGCCAAGCTAATCCGCTCTCAGCTAAATAAGTCATAA
- the LOC103845623 gene encoding 5-methyltetrahydropteroyltriglutamate--homocysteine methyltransferase 3, chloroplastic isoform X2, with amino-acid sequence MGQRALQRVPPSLPSRTPSLPPPSSSSPSLRCAPSSRRPLRPRPMSSHIVGYPRIGPKRELKFALESFWDGKTGAEDLQNVAADLRRSIWKHMAGVGIKYIPSNTFSYYDQMLDTTAMLGAVPSRYGWESGEVGFDVYFSMARGNDSVPAMEMTKWFDTNYHYIVPELGPHVKFSYASHKAVEEFKEAKALGIDTVPVLIGPMTYLLLSKPAKDVDKSFCLLSLIDKILPVYKEVLTDLKSAGARWIQFDEPILVMDLDTNQLQAFSDAYSHMESSLAGLNVLIATYFADVPAEAYKALTSLKCVTGFGFDLVRGLETLDLIKVDFPRGKLLFAGVVDGRNIWANDLSASLKTLQTLEDIVGKEKVVVSTSCSLLHTAVDLVNEIKLDKELKSWLAFAAQKVVEVNALARSFSGVKDEALFASNSMRQASRRSSPRVTNATIQHNVAAVIKSDHRRSTKVSARLQAQQKKLNLPPLPTTTIGSFPQTPDLRRIRKEFKARKISEIDYVQAIKVEFEKVVKLQEELGIDVLVHGEAERNDMVEFFGEQLSGFAFTSNGWVQSYGSRCVKPPIIYGDVSRPKAMTVFWSSMAQKMTKRPMKGMLTGPVTILNWSFVRNDQPRYETCFQIALAIKDEVKDLEKAGITVIQIDEAALREGLPLRRSEQELYLDWAVHAFRITNCDVRDTTQIHTHMCYSNFNDIINSIINMDADVITIENSRSDEKLLSVFHEGVKYGAGIGPGVYDIHSPRIPSAEEIAERINKMLAVLDSKVLWVNPDCGLKTRKYSEVKSALSNMVAAAKLIRSQLNKS; translated from the exons ATGGGTCAGCGCGCTCTTCAGAGAGTCCCGCCGTCGCTTCCAAGCCGCACTCCTTCTCTTCCACCACCGTCTTCCTCTTCCCCCTCCCTCCGTTGCGCACCCTCCTCTCGCCGCCCCCTCCGTCCCAG ACCAATGTCGTCCCACATTGTCGGTTATCCCCGCATCGGTCCCAAGAGAGAGCTTAAGTTTGCATTGGAGTCCTTCTGGGATGGGAAAACCGGCGCTGAGGATCTGCAAAACGTTGCTGCTGACTTGAGACGCTCCATATGGAAACATATGGCTGGTGTAGGGATCAAGTACATTCCCAGCAACACTTTTTCTTACTATGATCAGATGTTGGATACCACAGCGATGCTTGGAGCTGTTCCCTCTAGGTACGGTTGGGAAAGTGGTGAGGTCGGGTTCGATGTTTACTTCTCCATGGCTAGGGGTAATGATTCTGTTCCTGCTATGGAAATGACCAAGTGGTTTGATACAAACTA CCATTACATTGTTCCTGAGTTGGGTCCTCATGTTAAATTCTCATATGCATCTCACAAGGCTGTGGAGGAGTTTAAGGAAGCCAAAGCG CTTGGCATAGACACAGTTCCTGTGCTCATTGGTCCCATGACCTACTTGCTCCTCTCAAAACCAGCAAAGGATGTCGATAAATCTTTCTGCCTTCTCTCTCTGATTGACAAGATTCTTCCCGTCTACAA AGAAGTTTTGACTGATCTAAAGTCTGCTGGTGCACGTTGGATTCAGTTCGACGAGCCTATACTTGTGATGGATCTTGATACCAACCAATTGCAGGCGTTTTCGGATGCCTACTCTCACATGGAGTCATCTTTGGCGGGGTTGAATGTTCTTATAGCCACATACTTCGCAGATGTTCCTGCTGAAGCGTACAAGGCATTAACGTCCTTAAAGTGTGTAACTGGGTTTGGATTTGACCTCGTTCGTGGATTAGAGACTCTTGATTTGATCAAAGTGGATTTTCCTCGTGGGAAGCTGCTATTCGCTGGAGTTGTTGATGGAAGGAACATTTGGGCCAATGATCTTTCTGCTTCACTCAAGACACTACAGACTCTTGAAGACATTGTTGGAAAAG AAAAAGTCGTTGTCTCTACTTCTTGTTCTCTACTCCATACGGCTGTAGACTTGGTGAATGAAATTAAACTTGATAAAGAACTAAAATCATGGCTTGCATTTGCTGCACAAAAGGTTGTTGAAGTTAATGCACTTGCCAGATCATTCTCTGGTGTTAAGGATGAG GCACTGTTTGCTTCTAATTCCATGAGACAAGCTTCTAGAAGATCATCTCCAAGGGTGACAAATGCCACTATACAACATAAT GTTGCTGCAGTAATTAAATCTGATCACCGGCGTTCTACAAAAGTAAGTGCTAGGCTACAAGCCCAGCAGAAGAAGCTAAACCTTCCTCCTCTTCCAACAACTACAATTGGATCTTTTCCTCAAACCCCAGATCTCAGACGGATACGCAAGGAATTCAAGGCCAGAAA GATATCAGAAATTGACTATGTCCAAGCTATCAAAGTCGAATTTGAAAAGGTTGTTAAGCTTCAGGAAGAGCTTGGCATTGATGTATTGGTGCATGGGGAGGCAGAG AGAAACGATATGGTGGAGTTTTTTGGCGAGCAGCTGTCTGGCTTTGCATTCACATCGAATGGGTGGGTCCAGTCATATGGATCACGTTGTGTCAAGCCACCTATCATCTACGGTGATGTCAGCCGACCAAAGGCAATGACTGTCTTCTGGTCTTCTATGGCACAGAAGATGACCAAACGTCCTATGAAAGGGATGCTCACTGGTCCTGTTACAATTCTCAATTGGTCCTTTGTTAGAAATGACCAGCCCAG GTATGAGACGTGTTTCCAAATTGCACTTGCCATTAAAGATGAGGTTAAGGACCTTGAGAAGGCTGGTATCACTGTTATCCAGATTGATGAAGCTGCATTAAGAGAGGGACTGCCTCTCAGGAGATCCGAGCAAGAACTTTACCTTGACTGGGCCGTCCACGCATTCAGAATCACAAACTGTGATGTGCGAGACACTACTCAG ATTCACACCCACATGTGCTACTCAAATTTCAACGACATTATAAACTCAATTATAAACATGGATGCTGATGTGATCACTATTGAAAACTCACGGTCAGATGAGAAGCTCTTATCAGTGTTCCATGAAGGAGTGAAATACGGTGCTGGAATCGGTCCGGGGGTTTATGACATTCACTCTCCTCGTATCCCATCCGCTGAAGAAATAGCTGAGCGTATCAACAAGATGCTTGCAGTTCTGGATAGTAAAGTCCTTTGGGTGAACCCTGACTGTGGCCTAAAGACGCGGAAGTACTCTGAAGTTAAGTCTGCACTTAGCAACATGGTTGCTGCTGCCAAGCTAATCCGCTCTCAGCTAAATAAGTCATAA
- the LOC103845622 gene encoding inactive protein RESTRICTED TEV MOVEMENT 2, protein MAATRIYQEFEPATRWTFEPDAEILVVDLPGFKKEQVKVAVTTTRKLRLTGERPTGGNKWIRFRHEINIPMTVDIDSVSAMFKDNKLYIRHSKVKTESPHTKPASQVVKKPHDQHETKQEQGAKAATVEKPDGAKTGIPQSPVKPPVMTQPRDQHEAKQGLGFKPEELKHDAHKKAGEVQNDNKELIGEPKGPLSSKDEEKDKVGAKLFEKYKEATGNVVQKAKSQRQLLCNMAASITLVLLILLYARNAVRSSLVWNSEE, encoded by the exons atggCTGCAACTAGAATCTACCAAGAATTTGAGCCTGCAACTAGATGGACCTTTGAACCAGACGCTGAGATCCTTGTCGTTGATCTTCCAg GTTTCAAGAAAGAACAAGTTAAGGTGGCGGTAACCACAACAAGGAAGCTAAGACTAACAGGAGAACGTCCAACTGGTGGAAACAAATGGATTCGTTTCCGCCACGAAATTAACATTCCCATGACCGTTGATATTGACTCGGTTTCAGCTATGTTCAAGGATAACAAACTCTACATCCGACATTCCAAAGTCAAGACAGAGAGCCCTCATACTAAGCCAGCATCACAGGTGGTCAAGAAACCACATGATCAACATGAGACAAAACAAGAACAGGGTGCTAAAGCAGCAACGGTCGAGAAGCCGGATGGTGCCAAGACAGGAATCCCTCAATCACCTGTCAAACCACCGGTGATGACGCAACCACGTGATCAACATGAGGCCAAACAAGGCCTGGGATTTAAACCCGAAGAGCTGAAGCATGATGCACATAAAAAAGCAGGGGAAGTACAGAATGACAACAAGGAACTAATTGGTGAGCCAAAAGGACCTTTGAGTTCCAAAGATGAAGAGAAGGACAAAGTTGGAGCGAAGTTGTTCGAGAAGTACAAAGAGGCAACTGGAAATGTGGTACAGAAAGCTAAAAGCCAAAGGCAGCTACTCTGCAATATGGCTGCTTCGATTACATTGGTTCTGCTAATCTTACTCTATGCTAGAAATGCAGTACGTTCATCCCTTGTGTGGAACTCAGAGGAATGA